The following is a genomic window from Bombina bombina isolate aBomBom1 chromosome 3, aBomBom1.pri, whole genome shotgun sequence.
cacccctgaTTATTGAGTTTCTAACAGAGCATACTATCCAGCGCATAGCCATGAAATATCCATAGACGAGCATTGACAGTACAATAAGTCATACTGTAGAACTcattgactttaaatgtggcagtgTCATAAGGTGACACCTTTGCTACAAGTCAGttcatgaaatttctgccctaTTAGATCTACCCCAGTCAATTGTTTAGTTCTATTTtctgtgaagggtcatcttaatggtgcaagatacaaatacattttaggcAATTGGGTGCTTACAACTCTGTGGCACTGGCAACAGTTTGGAGAAGGCAATTTTCCCATCCCAGCATAACTCCCCAAGTCAGAACATGCTGTCATGTCATCTGAGAAAATGCAGGATGTTTGTAGAAAGAACGGGACCTGGCATTACCCTTTCAAAGTGGAGAGATGCAGAGCGTAGTGCTGAAGTCTTCCTCTTTGCGCAGTGTGCACTTCCTTCACAACTGTGAGTCACTTCCTCCTCAGCTCCGCGTGCCCTCACAGTGCAGATATCTGATTATAATGGCTGCCCTACTTGTCTTTAACGTATGCCTTTTAACCCCCACCCTATGGCTAACAAAGGTTGCAGGAATGTATTTCTATAcaatacattgcagctattttggAAGTCATGGGGTTAACATCTGCTTTTATTTAGTAGTTGTGCAGGAAGGCTGCTTCACGTGGTACTGCTGACCTTTTCCTGTGCAGGAGGGCCTACTTTGTATAAGCCTGCTGAGGCTTGACTTACTGCAGTTTAAGTGCCATGTTAAACAGGCTCAGAGACAGCAGCCCACACCTCAAATAAATAGTGACAGTGGAGTGGTGAGGCTCTGATCAAATAGGGTTATGTTGAGCTGATATGAGGTTCTGTTGCAATGATACCATCTGTAgatgatttttattttgtttttgctgtTATATCAATCTGATTTAAGTAAGGGTACAACTGTTTAAATGGATCGTTCTGGAAAGCTGATGTTGCTTGTTCTCTGTGTATAGTGATTAGTGTAATTTACTTATGTCCTTTGATTACTTATACAATAGGTATTTTTTATACTCAATACAAAACTTTTGTTTGTTCATTTAGGAGCTTCTTATGGAACACACATTTGAACTATTTTCATAATGCCACACACACAAATTATTAGGAACATTGCACATCAGCCCTAATTTTATACTACAACTCTAGCGGATGACACCAGTGTACAGTAATTAAGCCATAATGTAGGTTATAATTGTCTAGACTGATAGGAAGGAAGCCTTTTCCCTGTTTTATTTGTTGTGTCATATTGATTGATTGATATTAATGTTGTTTATGGAGGCACAGGCTATACTTTTTATGACAACTAATGCAGGCACATggcatttttttgtaataaaatttgcCATGTCCCTGCATTAGTTACCATAAATAGAAAAATATGCCTCTGCATTTCTTGTTAAATAAACATATGACaggcgtatgtatatgtgtgtgtgtgtgtgtgtatgtgtatatatatatatatatatatatatatatatatatatatatatatatatatatatatatatatatatatatatatatatatatatatatatatatatacatacatacctttcatgggtgctgccattatggaacctatgttacactgtaggtatctgaagtAGAGTTGCTGCACATCTGCAAACAGGTCAGTACTGGAATGCAATGAAAGACCGAttttcaaaatggcggcacccatgactagagggaggcggggaataacctcagtactatgcttatgaaatgtatttagcatttcattttcctttaaagtgacatgaaactcaaaagtGAAATTTTCAAGATTGAGATTGACCatgcaactttaaataacttttctatttatttatattatctaatttgcttggtagCCTTCGttagaaagcatacctaggtaggctcaggagcagcaatgtactactgggagctggctgctgattggtagctgcacatgtatgcctcttgtcattggataatctgatgtgctcagctagctcccagtagtgcatttctactcattcaacaaaggataccaagaggatgaagcaaattagataatagaagaaaattggaaagttgtttgaaactgtacattctatctgaatcatgaaaggtttgggtttcatggccctttaagctatccaaatcACAAATGAATTGCTTAATTTAACATGAGTTGATTTAGTGATGATTTGTTCAACAAACATGTTAGCTGGGTGGCCTGTAAAATTagccaggtggtgtgcccattaaaaggacagtctattccagaattttgtatctaagcctctgcagactgcccccttttttaagttcttttgaaagacttgcattttagcctaccCCTCtacctatgaaaaactgtcaatacATTTGGatatgaggtggccttcaagggtttataaattagactgtccctttaaattaggtttTTGTGAAGAACACTaaatatatgtgattgtgtgtgtgtgtgtattttttatatatatataattagggctgcacgattaatcatgGATGCAGTTAAAAAAAGCGCAAGAGTAAGTGATTTATAACCCCGCCCACTATGATGTCACCTATGACGGCTAGGGCAGACAGTGGGGTATTtagggtcagcctgtcagtcatACTCAGATCCTGAGGGTCTCACCGTAGTGACGTCACTTATGTAAATGAATTAGTTTGTCTTTTCCGTTTCTGCGCTTTTGCCAGTAAAAACATCACTTCCACTTACAGACAGTTCAGCATCTGCAAAGGAAGTGACGCTGTTGTTATTGTGTCACGTGTAGGTGACTGACTGGAAATATCGCTAAGTGATTTTTACCAGGTGACGTGGGAATGGATTACCGGGTAGTGCTGGGGGGattgagtgacgtgggaatggattacctggtacagctggggggagtgagtgataTGGGAATGGGTtcccgggtacagctggggggattGAGTGGCGTGGGAATTGATtaccttaccgggtacagctgggaggagtgagtgacgtgggaatggattacctggtacagctggggggagtgacaTGGGAATGGATTACCGGGTAGTGCTGGGGGATTGAGTGACATGGGAATGGATtaccttaccgggtacagctggggggagtgagtgacatgggaatgggttaccgggtacagctggggggattgagtgacgtgggaatggattaccttaccgggtacagctggggggagtgagtgacgtgggaatggattaccgggtacagctggggggagtgagtgacgtgaGAATggattaccgggtacagctggggggagtgagtgacgtgaGAATGGATTACCGGGTACAGCTGTGGGGGAGTGAGTGATGTGGGAATGGCttttaaattattgtatttatttttttgctgccgCCCGGGAACTTCCTCCCCTGACTGAATGCAAATTAGTCTAGTCAGAAGGAGTctattatattaccatctcaaagtgtttattgtccctattGCCgtccatgtctctttaaagggacataaacccaatttttttctttcatgattcaggtagagaatacaattttaaaaaaagtttccaatttacttctattaacaaatttgcgttttttttccagtttctgtttcctctttgttgaagagatatctagattggTAGCATGCACATATAttgggcactacatgacaggaaacagtgctgccatctagtgctttttctaatgtgtaacattgttgcaaaactgctgccaaatagtgctgcagacacgtgcacacctgAACTTTCCTGTTTttcaaggataacaagaaaatgaagaaaatttgataagatgtaaattggaaagttgtttaaaattgtatgttctatctgaatcatgacagaaacattttgggttttatgtcccttaaaacacTAGGGATCACAATCGTGCATTAGTTTCAATATCAATTTACACAGCAGATATAGATTGATCTTTATCATGCCAaattatttaacatatttatttgctCTTCCATGTGTATAATAGAGACGTTTGCTTTTAGTGACtctttaatataaataattttgcATGTTTTCCAGGTCACAAAATGTGCAAGAGCAGGGGAACTGAATGACCAGACAAGGCACAGGATTTTTGAAGCGGTTGGATTTTCATTTCCAAACCGGTTGCTTTTCTCAGAGTCCATTCCTGAAGGTTGCTCCAGCAGTTTGTTTCGAGGTTTGGGGTTGACACTTTTAGCTTGTTTTTGTACTGACCCCTCCCTAGCTATACATCCCCAGGTCCTCAACAAAATTCCAATTTTTAATGATACAGTGAACACACCATGCCAGTCAGACAGAGAAGATCTCAAATCCATGGTAGAAGATGCATATCAGTGTCTTATGGGCATCATGGCGTCTCCTCAGGGTGTTAGACATCTGGTGTCTAATGAAACGGTGTCCTCACTGTGTCTGGCTTACATAAAAAGAAATCACAACTGGGAAAAAGCCCTGCAAATTCTTACTGCTTTACTTACATCCATGCCAGAGAAATGTTGGAAGAAAAGCCACAAAGACCTTCAGCTCCTTTTGGTTCAACTATGTAGAGAGTTCTACCAGGAAGAAGGTAGTCGTAAATTTTACCTGTTGGAAATCCTCCCTGTGTTTTTACCTCATTCTCAAGTGCTTGATAAGACATCCTGGGGTAAAGAATGTTTGAAAAATCTGTGTAAATCCTTGCTCAAAGTCTTGAGCAGCAAGCTGAATACATCTCAACGAGATCCAGCTCTAAAGCTTGGAGCTTGCCTGGCTAACATTTATGGGACCTCCTGGATCTCTGCAGAGGACAAGGCTTTAGAGGCACGTTTGCTGTCTCTTCTGGTCAACTTAGCCTGTGTGGAAGTTAGGATGGCTTTAGAAGAACCTAAACCTCTAGATTCCAGACAAGCTACAGTCACAGCTTGCTACGCCTTGGTTGAAATGGGGATACAAGAGTGCACCAAGACTGAAACTCAACCTTTGCTGAAAGAAGAGCAGAAGCTTCAACTTCTACAGGTCATGCAAGAGGCCTGTTCTGCTGTGATCTACTACCTACATAAGGTAACTGACTCTtcatgactttaaaaaaaaacattgttttgtgTAATGATTTTTGTACTAATGCCTGTTTTTGTCAGACAGGACATGAGAAACTGGATGACCCTTTTGTTTTGGCTTCTGTGCGGTTGCTAGGAGCATGGCTGGCAGAAGAAACctcatgtttgaaggaagatgtcTGCCAGTTGCTGCCCTTCCTGGCACATTATATGCGCACGTGGTTTCAACGCAGTAAAGATTGTAGAAATCTACCCAAAGAAGTGTCCCAAGTTGCCCTTCTAAGTAGCAGCTGGGGAGGCATGTGGCCCGGGGATGCAATAAGGTAACCCTTTtgaaagcttaaccccttaatgatcacagcacttttccattttctgtccgtttgggaccaaggctatttttacatttttgcggtgtttgtgtttagctgtaatttccctcttgctcatttactgtacccacacatattatataccgtttttctcgccactaaatggactttccaaagataccattattttcatcatatcttataatttactataaaaaaattaaaatatgagaaaaaattgggaaaaaaaacactttttctaactttgacccccaaaatctgttacacatctacaaccaccaaaaaacacccatgctaaatattttctaaattttgtcctgagtttagaaatacccaatgtttacatgttctttgctttttttgcaagttatagggccataaatacaagtagcactttgctatttccaaaccattttattcaagattagcgctagttacattgggacactgatatctttcaggaatccctgaatatccctttacatgtatatatttttttttagaagacatcccaaagtattgatctaggccaattttggtatatttcatgccaccatttcatcgccaaatgcgatcaaatacaaaaaatcgttcactttttcacaaactttcggtttctcactgaaattatttacaaacagcttgtgcaattatggcataaatggttgtaaatttttctctgggatcccctttgttcagaaatagcagacatatatggctttggcgttgctttttggtaattagaaggccgctaaatgctactgcgcaccacacgtgtattatgcccagcagtgcaggggttaattagggagcttgtagggttaattttagctttagtgtagtgtagcagacaacccaaagtattgatctaggcccattttggtatattgcatgccaccattttaccgccaaatgcgatcaaataaaaaaaaaaagttgaatttttcacaattttaggtttctcactgaaatgatttacaaacagcttgtgcaattatggcacaaatggttgtaaatgcttctctgggatcccctttgttcagaaatagcagacatatatgactttggcattgctttttggtaattagaaggccgctaaatgctgctgcgcatcacacgtgtattatggctagcagtgaaggggttaattaggtagtttgtagggagcttgcagggttaattttagctttagtgtagagctcagactcccacctgacacatcagaccccctgatccctcccaaacagctcccttccctcccccaccccacaattgtccccgccatcttaagtactggcagaaagtctgccagtactaaaataaaagttttttttttattttaatttttattttatttttaaagcatatttacatatgctgtggtgtagcatcctcccttagcccccaacatccctgatccccccccaaaacagctctctaatcctccccatctgccttattgggggccatcttgtacccattttgcaaaataaaaagtttttttttttagtttttttttattttctgtagtgtagcttcccccttccccacagaccaacccccaccacctgcctgatcttttttttgtccaacttttttccccttttctgtccattttactgttactttttctgtagtgcagcggttcccacccgctccctcccgtgcacgcgcccgcgcgcgcccccgggcatccccgatcccgcccccctcagcatcatccagggccatcgatggccgccacccgcctcccacactggctcccacccaccaacgaacctagccgttaatgtccggtgcagagagggccacagagtggctctctctgcatcggatggctaaaaatggttattgcaggatgcctcgatatcgaggcatcactgcaataaccggaaagcagctggaagcgagcaggatcgcttccagctgctttccacaccgaggacgtgcagggtacgtcctcaggcgttaactgcctttttttgaggacgtaccctgcacgtcctcggtcgttaaggggttaaagggccatgaaactttttttctttcattattttgaaagagcatgctattttaaacaacttttcaatttactttgattatctaatttacttcattatcttgatattctttgttgaaaagcatatctaaataggctaagtggctgcacatagatgcctcctgtgattggctcactcatgtgcattgctatttcttcaacaaatgatagctaaAGCTATTAAAAAAGAAACAAGCGCAAGCCCATATCAAGGTAGACGTTATAAACTTTATTCCACACACTGCAGTTAAAAACACAAGATAAAAAAGGTAACAAGTCTGTATCCCAGTCAGGGAAGAAAAGTGGAAAGTCTCAGATTCTTAGTCCACATCCGGTATATCTGAAGTCTTTCAATATGTTAACGCCGAAAATATTCCTGTTAGCTGATTTCTTTATTGGAGCACCACAAAGCTCCGCCCCAACGCGTTTCATCCGCCCTATGCGAATTTTTTCAAGAGGATAAGTGGTTCTACGTTAGGTTACTAAGCGTGCCCTTAAATTGATAATGCCTCCTTCCTATTGGCTGCTGAACAGATAGCTaaagatttaagcaaattagataatagaagtaaattggaatgctgtttaatattgtattctcaatccgaattatgaaagaacaaatttgagtttcatgtccctttcattataTTATGCTCTTGAGTATGCGTGTGCCAGGATATTTTGCAGGGCAATATAATAACATTTCATCATCATCAGATTTGCAGAAATTAGAGGCCAAGATAATTTACTCCCTTTGTcttcattttataatataaatgtaatgcaATGTAATCCTAcgatatttatgtatgtgtgtataaataaaaaatCACTGAAATATCTCAGTGCTGTTTTCTTTAGGTGTATCACATTTGTTATATATAGTGGGCCAGTCACAAGCTTTTTGAGTTGACATGGTTTGCTTGTACACTGTTGTATGGATAGATTGAGTTTCCTAGACTTTGGTTCTCATACCATTTATCTTTACCTTTCTATCTGATCTtgcttttctccccttttttttttttttctctgcagattTCTGCTTCCCGCTTTGTGTCACATGAGTGCTGAAGATGCCCTGCGCCACCTGATGATCTCTGAAGGTTTGCCGGCACTTTTGTGTGACTATTTCCAGCAGCAGTGGGAAGTACTTTCAGCTGAAGAGAGAGAATCTGAGGAGATGCTCAGTGACGCAGAGATTAGTCTGCAGACCTGCTGTGGTGTATTCCTTAATATTGTGGTGACCGAGCCTACAATTATTGGGTAAAAAGTCAAGAGAATGTTCTATTGAATATTCTTGGTCAATGAATTGTGGGATACTTTGGGTGCATGCATGCTGGGGGAAGGTGGTTCAATTCAAGGACTTCTTttctttttcagaatatattttggtatgaagggtttaaagatatatgaactataataaaagtgtgatcaacacacaagagggcgctagatACCCACTAGGAGGTAGAATGTGTGTAGTTATAAAAGCAGGCAATATATATGTAAAACTGGGAATAGATCATGGGCTCTCACCATAAAGACGATATAACAAATGATGTTCAGTCCCAAATGTATGTGCAATGTTCATACATCAAATGTCCCAATGGTGAAAGCAaaaccagttgctgccgataatgTTGCACTTTCCTCTTGTAAGTGCCCTCTTCTCTCCTTGAAGACtggaggcagatctgtaggggtggaGGAAAAAcagaggcgacaaatgtgtgtatccaatgTGATGGTGGACCCCCCTGCACacgtatgctatacccagggtactcacactttgacttagcacaccaatgtgctggtaggcgcggaCTGGCTATCGGAGCAAGCCAGCTTGCTCTCTCGGATACACTCTCTCTCTGTAGTGATCGTCAGAGTCTTAGCCGTAATGTTGATCTCCAACgccaacaggaactcacaaagGAATAGcccccaaggattggtaatgaggatatacttgtaatggaatcacatgcgatggtataaaataaacttttaatcaGTGTTAAAAACAAGCATACAGATTCCACAAGTAGAAATCAGATATGTATCAGTgacgtcagagactggtgaggcagtggctaggatacgccttcattctttatatatcctttgttgaagaaatagcaatgcacatgggtgagccaatcacatgaggtatctatgtgcagccaccaatcagcagctactgagcatatttagatatgattttcaacaaaggacatcaaaagaatgaagaaaattagatattagatgtaaattggaaagttatttaaatttgcatatgggtttcatatgggttccatgtccctttaaatggtgtcttggaaaactggtcaacttagtaaacatctgattttagtctaaaaggattgtaacagaaacacttgccagataacacaatgcttgctctgattatgagatctagaaatccatgcccattaaaatatgtttaaaacatactttttactttaaagggacatgccacccacattttttcttttatgatttataaagagaatgcaattttaaacatctttctaatttacttatattatctaatttgttgtattctcttgatattctttgatgaaaagcatatctagatatgctcactagctgctgattggttgctgcacatagaagcctcgtgtgattggctcaccatgtgcattgctttttcttcaactaaggatatttaaaaaatgaagcaaaataaataatggaagtaaattgtaaagctgtttaaatttctattctctatctgaatcatgaaagaaatattttgggtttagtggccctttaatgctgtacattatgcttatagattctttcattacataagggatgagagagtcagagggggaggaagagagacagagagagaaagagaccatggggagaacaacacataaggagagagatggatagatagagagagagagacacacacacacacaaggggggggggggggggggggagagggaccactgcattttaaagtaataaaacagcagagctacagagagttcagaaaattagtctataatttagtgtgaagtacagaggcaagctgctaagttagtgggtgtaaagtttgagtaaacaaaatacaaaaacgaccctgctgtaaaagagtaaaaaaaacactaaaccacattcattaaattatcattttcactaacagaatccctttcagtaaaatcttactttaataagatgtgggtgaaacactgctctctgtgcctctctcctgctctgtaaggattcaggaagtgacagtggcacattccactgcacttagaggggaataacagaactctctttttcactttagcaaagctagcaggttcacaggacagcaacaaaatatatgaaagttgtttttttccgtttttgttttgttttatatgatttaacatccagccccaaccctatgttccacttactaatgcctctcactggattggttcagcccaaataggactgcctcaaataagcagttaatgggccatgcaatgatcttaaccacttgcatccagtagatggcgcagcatgttgtgtaatggtgggcagacctgattgtgcctcttcattgcacaacatatagctgtgagaaaaaaaaatgctggggaaaaaaaatacaattttttttttaaagccaataaaaaaaaatatatttttgcccatatgagaggtgaagcactgcctcacctgcctctagtgactgcacatcactgatatgtattctttgctacgcgtttctcggctactaatgggccgtttcttcaggcatgcctgaagaaacggcccattAGTAGCCAAGAAACGCATAGCAAAGAATACATATCTGATTGTGAGTTCCTGTTGGCATTGGAGATCAACATTACGGCTAAGACTCTGACGATCACTACAGAGAGAGAGTGTACCCGAGAGAGCAAGCTGGCTTTCTCCGATAGCCAGtccgcgcctaccagcacattggtgtgctaagtctaagtgtgagtaccctgggtatagcatacgtGTGCAGGGGGGTCCACCATCAcattggatacacacatttgtcgcctctgTTTTTCCtccacccctacagatctgcctccaGTCTTCAAGGAGAGAAGAGGGCACTTACAAGAGGAAAGTGCAAcattatcggcagcaactggtttTGCTTTCACCATTGGGACATTTGATGTATGAACATTGCACATACATTTGGGACTGAACATCATTTGTTATATCGTCTTTATGGTGAGAGCCCACGATCTATTCCCAGTTTTACATATATATTGCCTGCTTTTATAACTACACACATTCTACCTCCTAGTGGGTatctagcgccctcttgtgtgttgatcacacttttattatagtttttatattTCAAGTTTGTTATTAAGAGGTGCAGCTTGTGATTCTTATTGGGGATACACAGTCAGTACCTTAGGTGATTGACTTATTAGGTGCAGTACTACACTTGGTATTTGACTCTGCTAGTACACATGCACATTGGGAGGCCCTCCACTCCCGTCATATTATACTGGTTGTTCTAGCGCCCTCTAGTGGCTTAGGCCAcatctgttttaaagatatatgacatttttattttatgattcagatagagcatgcaattttaaacaactttctaattaacttctattatacatttttctttgtatcttttttttttttaaatgcaaggacataagcttaggagcaggcccactACTGAAGCacaatatggctgcagttatgcaagaatgctatctatatgcaagagcactcgatggcagcactgtttcctgtcatgtagtgctcaagatgcCTACCCCGGTATCTCGTTAACACAGAATATTGTgggaacaaagcgaat
Proteins encoded in this region:
- the NCDN gene encoding neurochondrin, with protein sequence MRNGSGSVGGVQGPRAHVLLWDVVCTLTGIMATHEESAADHVHQSGNPALERCLEVLRGAQNDSEQFAALLLVTKCARAGELNDQTRHRIFEAVGFSFPNRLLFSESIPEGCSSSLFRGLGLTLLACFCTDPSLAIHPQVLNKIPIFNDTVNTPCQSDREDLKSMVEDAYQCLMGIMASPQGVRHLVSNETVSSLCLAYIKRNHNWEKALQILTALLTSMPEKCWKKSHKDLQLLLVQLCREFYQEEGSRKFYLLEILPVFLPHSQVLDKTSWGKECLKNLCKSLLKVLSSKLNTSQRDPALKLGACLANIYGTSWISAEDKALEARLLSLLVNLACVEVRMALEEPKPLDSRQATVTACYALVEMGIQECTKTETQPLLKEEQKLQLLQVMQEACSAVIYYLHKTGHEKLDDPFVLASVRLLGAWLAEETSCLKEDVCQLLPFLAHYMRTWFQRSKDCRNLPKEVSQVALLSSSWGGMWPGDAIRFLLPALCHMSAEDALRHLMISEGLPALLCDYFQQQWEVLSAEERESEEMLSDAEISLQTCCGVFLNIVVTEPTIIGQETCFVSLLKLLIKCLPTLLNKEGHMVLIANIATLGLMMSRLQAETPVLQENLSRDFFTSVIQFLSRSHVASNDADTGKPHVMLSAGYEDSWDEISELWYLGIQAFSSCIPLLPWLSALVLELGWLRDILSLLGQVLPSSVDSDLVMTLQTLLCELARSSRACREMIRTQGGEEKANLYGMAALEQCLSELS